From the Natrarchaeobaculum aegyptiacum genome, one window contains:
- the gatE gene encoding Glu-tRNA(Gln) amidotransferase subunit GatE, with the protein MTAEEYDPDAEYEELGLVAGLEIHQQLDTATKLFCDCPTELREPEEATRTFTRYLHPTRSELGELDAAAVEESRVDREFEYLAYDSTCLVEEDDEPPHELDEEALETALEVAQLMEMAPVDQAHVMRKIVVDGSNTTGFQRSTLIATDGTIETSDGPVGIEDLLLEEESAQRVEETDDGVRYSLDRLGIPLVEIGTSPDISTPEQALEAAERIGMLLRSTGKVKRGLGTIRQDVNVSIAEGARVEIKGVQSLDDIDDIVRFEANRQVELVELASKLQDREASVGEPEDVTAVFEDTESGVIRGALSDGGSVMAVLLSGYDGLVGHEIAPDRRLGTEFSDHAKRHGAGGIFHTDELPAYGVTDDEVDALREAVGAGPDDAVAIVADATEIAESAIEAVAERAKTALEGVPEETRGANDDGTTRYLRPLPGAARMYPETDVPPVDPDPSEVPEPELLTEKVERYQAEYDLDAGLAEQVAYGQRMPLFETCIDEGVDPTLAATTLESTLTELRRDDVAVENLTDEHLLEVLTMVETGDLPNEGITDLLSALADDPDRTAAAAAEEEDLGGADEDEVREAVLEVVERNESQVEDEGMQAFSGLMGECMGALRGKADGDLVSRLLREEIQKRA; encoded by the coding sequence ATGACTGCCGAGGAGTACGATCCCGACGCCGAGTACGAGGAACTCGGGCTCGTCGCCGGGCTGGAAATTCACCAGCAACTGGATACGGCGACGAAACTGTTCTGTGACTGTCCGACCGAACTTCGCGAACCCGAGGAGGCGACGCGGACGTTCACGCGCTACCTCCACCCCACGCGGAGCGAACTCGGCGAACTCGACGCCGCAGCCGTCGAGGAGAGTCGCGTCGACCGCGAGTTCGAATACCTCGCCTACGACTCGACTTGCCTCGTCGAGGAAGACGACGAACCACCCCACGAACTCGACGAAGAGGCGCTCGAGACGGCCCTCGAGGTCGCTCAGCTGATGGAGATGGCCCCGGTCGATCAGGCCCACGTCATGCGCAAGATCGTCGTCGACGGCTCGAACACGACCGGCTTCCAGCGGTCGACCCTGATCGCCACCGACGGCACGATCGAAACCAGCGACGGACCCGTCGGAATTGAAGACCTCCTGCTCGAAGAAGAGAGTGCCCAGCGCGTCGAAGAGACCGACGACGGCGTTCGTTACAGCCTCGATCGACTCGGCATCCCGCTGGTCGAGATCGGGACGAGTCCCGATATCTCGACGCCGGAACAGGCACTCGAGGCAGCCGAACGAATCGGGATGCTGTTGCGCTCGACGGGCAAAGTAAAACGCGGCCTCGGGACGATCCGTCAGGACGTCAACGTCTCGATCGCCGAGGGTGCGCGCGTGGAGATCAAGGGCGTCCAGAGTCTGGACGACATCGACGACATCGTCCGGTTCGAGGCGAATCGTCAGGTCGAACTCGTCGAGTTGGCGTCGAAGCTGCAGGACAGGGAGGCATCGGTCGGTGAGCCCGAAGACGTCACCGCGGTTTTCGAGGACACGGAGAGCGGCGTGATTCGAGGCGCGCTGAGCGACGGGGGCTCGGTGATGGCGGTCCTGCTCTCTGGTTACGACGGCCTCGTGGGTCACGAAATCGCGCCCGACCGCCGACTCGGCACCGAGTTCTCCGACCACGCGAAGCGCCACGGGGCGGGCGGCATCTTTCACACCGACGAACTGCCAGCCTACGGCGTCACCGACGACGAAGTCGACGCGCTCCGGGAGGCCGTCGGCGCCGGCCCCGACGACGCCGTCGCCATCGTCGCCGACGCGACCGAGATTGCCGAGAGTGCGATCGAGGCCGTCGCCGAGCGCGCGAAGACGGCACTCGAGGGCGTCCCCGAAGAGACCCGGGGCGCGAACGACGACGGGACGACCCGCTACCTCCGCCCGCTGCCCGGCGCGGCGCGAATGTACCCCGAGACGGACGTCCCGCCGGTTGATCCCGATCCGAGCGAGGTGCCCGAGCCGGAACTGCTCACCGAGAAGGTCGAGCGCTACCAGGCCGAGTACGACCTCGACGCGGGACTGGCCGAACAGGTCGCCTACGGCCAGCGGATGCCACTGTTCGAAACGTGCATCGATGAGGGAGTCGACCCCACGCTCGCGGCGACGACCCTCGAGTCGACGCTCACCGAACTCCGCCGCGACGACGTCGCCGTCGAGAACCTGACCGACGAGCACCTGCTCGAGGTTCTCACGATGGTCGAGACGGGAGACCTGCCGAACGAGGGGATCACGGACCTGCTCTCGGCGCTCGCAGACGACCCCGACCGGACCGCCGCGGCGGCAGCCGAGGAAGAAGACCTCGGTGGAGCCGACGAAGACGAGGTCCGCGAGGCTGTCCTCGAGGTCGTCGAGCGGAACGAATCACAGGTCGAAGACGAGGGGATGCAGGCGTTCTCTGGGCTGATGGGCGAGTGCATGGGCGCGCTTCGTGGCAAAGCAGACGGCGACCTCGTGAGCCGCCTGCTCCGCGAAGAGATCCAGAAACGAGCCTGA
- a CDS encoding HTH domain-containing protein, with amino-acid sequence MTSESPALTVVCHVRAPLLLEPIDRQVETLTACESEGAIDDVLVRSWPKEVSLSESTPHQEVLESYERFSEWADRRGVSIEPPFRTRTNTSQITGETTELLVTPLCCLEVYADDDLVGVFPHTDGDETVTTDEVIAQLRTGEVPTPLGATPTRVESESWECPTCGGPLVDGQGLFACSECGWLGTVAPTGDLLESPAGEFATLEGESEADPGEPSDQPLSQ; translated from the coding sequence ATGACCAGCGAATCACCAGCACTCACCGTCGTCTGTCACGTCCGCGCACCACTGCTCTTGGAGCCGATCGACCGGCAGGTCGAGACGCTCACTGCGTGTGAGTCGGAGGGTGCGATCGACGACGTGCTGGTCCGAAGCTGGCCGAAGGAGGTGTCCCTGTCGGAGTCGACCCCGCACCAGGAGGTGCTCGAGTCCTACGAACGGTTCTCCGAGTGGGCCGACCGCCGCGGCGTGAGCATCGAGCCACCGTTCCGAACCCGGACGAACACGTCCCAGATCACCGGCGAGACGACGGAGTTGCTCGTCACCCCGCTGTGCTGTCTCGAGGTGTACGCAGACGACGATCTCGTGGGCGTCTTCCCGCACACGGACGGCGACGAAACCGTGACGACCGACGAGGTCATCGCGCAGCTGCGCACGGGCGAGGTTCCGACGCCGCTCGGGGCGACGCCGACGCGCGTCGAATCCGAATCGTGGGAGTGCCCGACCTGCGGCGGACCGCTGGTCGACGGCCAGGGCCTGTTCGCCTGCAGTGAGTGTGGCTGGCTCGGGACGGTCGCACCGACAGGTGACCTCCTCGAGTCGCCGGCCGGTGAATTCGCTACACTCGAGGGCGAAAGCGAAGCCGACCCTGGTGAGCCCTCGGACCAGCCGCTTTCGCAGTAG